The window GCGCGCCTGAAAGGCGGTGCCCGTGACCGAGGGCTACCGGAAGAGCGTCCTCTCGAACGGCACGCGTGTCGTCACCGAGCGGATGGACCACGTCCGGTCGGTCGCGGTGGGCGTCTGGGTCGAGACCGGCTCCCGCCACGAGCCTGAGAGCCGCATCGGGATGTCCCACCTGATCGAGCACCTGGTCTTCAAGGGCACGGCGACCCGCACGGCCGAGCAGATCGCCCGCACGATGGACTCGGTCGGCGGGCAGATGGACGCCTTCACGACCAAGGAGCACACGTGCTTCTACGTGCAGGTGCTCGACGAGCACCTGCCGCTCGCCGTGGACCTCCTCACCGACATCCTGCTGCACCCCGTCTTCAACGCCGAGGAGCTCGAGCGTGAGAAGTCGGTGGTCCTGCAGGAGATCAAGATGGTGGAGGACACCCCCGACGACCTGATCCACGATCTCTTCGCCGCCCAGATCTGGGAGGGCCACCCGCTGGGGCGCCCGATCCTGGGCACGCGCGACGCGGTGAACGGCTACGGCCGCGAGATCGTCCTTTCCCACTTCGGCGAGGAGTACGTGCCGCCGCGCATCATGATCGCGGTCGCCGGCAACGCCACCCACGAGCGGGTCGTCGAGCTCTTCGGCGCCCACTTCGACGGCTTCCG is drawn from Candidatus Methylomirabilota bacterium and contains these coding sequences:
- a CDS encoding pitrilysin family protein encodes the protein MPVTEGYRKSVLSNGTRVVTERMDHVRSVAVGVWVETGSRHEPESRIGMSHLIEHLVFKGTATRTAEQIARTMDSVGGQMDAFTTKEHTCFYVQVLDEHLPLAVDLLTDILLHPVFNAEELEREKSVVLQEIKMVEDTPDDLIHDLFAAQIWEGHPLGRPILGTRDAVNGYGREIVLSHFGEEYVPPRIMIAVAGNATHERVVELFGAHFDGFRRAPAARTNTPATLKPSVNIVQKTLEQVHVILGFPGLHHSAPERYALFLLNDVIGGSMSSRLFQEVRERQGLVYSIHSGVQAYADTGTLYVYAATDPPNFSKVLKSTLKELRDLKKHGVTDEELRRAKDHLKGSLMLSLESTSSRMNRLAKHEMHHGTFLTMDQMLAAIDAVRHEEVQALIAELLDEDRLALTTLGPLDRRNLPRELLRH